In Duganella zoogloeoides, a single genomic region encodes these proteins:
- a CDS encoding LysR family transcriptional regulator: protein MIDIRNIDLNLLVVFHEVYRERQISLAARRLHLTQSAVSNALARLRRTFDDELFVRTAQGMQPTPFAGQLADPVAGALASITDAVNPPQAFDAATSARHFRLAMTDVGEVYFMPVLIDLLRRRAPQVQVSTVRAGAIDLKTEMEAGRVDLAIGAFDDVSASLYQRRLFEQEYVTMFRQDHALARGTPTLKRFLAAEHLVVASSESPYDRINMLLEEAGVRAAATFQVPHFTAVPYIVGSTDLVVTVPEKLAQRAAAPFQLAYVRPPLALPTLQTRLFWHRRYSQDAGNQWLRNLVAQTFAE, encoded by the coding sequence ATGATCGACATCCGCAATATCGACCTCAACTTGCTGGTGGTCTTCCACGAGGTGTACCGCGAGCGGCAGATTTCCCTGGCTGCCAGGCGCCTGCACCTGACGCAATCGGCGGTCAGCAATGCGCTGGCGCGGTTGCGGCGCACGTTCGACGACGAGCTGTTCGTGCGCACCGCGCAGGGCATGCAGCCGACGCCGTTTGCCGGGCAACTGGCCGATCCGGTGGCTGGCGCCCTGGCCAGCATTACCGATGCGGTCAACCCGCCGCAGGCGTTCGACGCCGCCACCAGCGCGCGCCACTTCCGCCTGGCCATGACCGACGTGGGCGAGGTGTATTTCATGCCGGTGCTGATCGACCTGTTGCGCCGGCGCGCGCCCCAGGTCCAGGTCAGCACCGTGCGCGCCGGCGCCATCGACCTCAAGACCGAGATGGAGGCGGGCAGGGTGGACCTGGCCATCGGCGCTTTCGATGACGTGTCGGCATCGCTGTACCAGCGGCGGCTGTTCGAGCAGGAATACGTGACCATGTTCCGCCAGGACCACGCGCTGGCCCGTGGCACGCCCACGCTCAAACGCTTCCTGGCAGCCGAGCACCTGGTGGTGGCGTCGTCCGAAAGCCCGTACGACCGCATCAACATGCTGCTGGAAGAGGCCGGCGTGCGCGCGGCCGCCACGTTCCAGGTGCCGCACTTTACGGCCGTGCCCTATATCGTGGGCAGTACCGACCTGGTGGTGACGGTGCCGGAAAAGCTGGCGCAGCGCGCCGCCGCGCCATTTCAGCTCGCGTACGTGCGGCCGCCGCTGGCGCTGCCAACCTTGCAGACCCGGCTGTTCTGGCACCGGCGCTACAGCCAGGATGCGGGCAACCAGTGGTTGCGCAACCTGGTGGCGCAGACGTTTGCGGAATAG
- the hmgA gene encoding homogentisate 1,2-dioxygenase: MTATYQSGFGNELATEALPGALPAHRNSPQNAAYGLYAEQVSGTAFTAPRSHNRRSWLYRIRPAAMHQPFQRRDNGRIVADFGLVETPPNQLRWDPLPMPEQPNDFIDGWVTMAGNGSPASQSGCAIHLYAANRDMAGRYFYSADGELLIVPQEGRLLLRTELGVLEIAPQEIAVIPRGVRFQVLLPDGAARGYVCENFGALLRLPDLGPIGSNGLANPRDFLTPCAHYEDMEGDFELVAKFCGNLWRAAIGHSPLDVVAWHGNYAPYKYDLRHFNTIGSISHDHPDPSIFLVLQSPSDTPGVDNLDFVIFPPRWLVAEDTFRPPWFHRNVASEFMGLIHGQYDAKSTGFRPGGASLHNCMSGHGPDAPTFEKASASDTSVPHKVDDTMAFMFETRHVIHPTAQALASPQLQPDYAQCWMGMRKRFDPVRANL, translated from the coding sequence ATGACTGCCACTTACCAATCCGGCTTCGGCAACGAACTCGCCACCGAAGCCCTGCCCGGCGCGCTGCCTGCGCACCGCAACTCGCCGCAGAATGCCGCCTACGGGCTGTACGCCGAACAGGTGTCGGGCACCGCTTTCACGGCGCCGCGCAGCCACAACCGGCGCTCGTGGCTGTACCGCATCCGCCCGGCCGCCATGCACCAGCCGTTCCAGCGCCGCGACAACGGCCGCATCGTGGCCGACTTCGGCCTCGTCGAGACGCCGCCGAACCAGTTGCGCTGGGATCCGCTGCCGATGCCGGAGCAGCCCAACGACTTCATCGACGGCTGGGTGACGATGGCGGGCAATGGTTCGCCCGCGTCGCAATCGGGCTGCGCAATCCACCTGTACGCCGCCAACCGCGATATGGCTGGCCGCTATTTCTACTCGGCCGACGGCGAACTGCTGATCGTCCCGCAGGAAGGCCGGCTGCTGCTGCGCACCGAGCTGGGCGTGCTTGAGATCGCGCCGCAGGAGATTGCCGTAATCCCGCGCGGCGTCCGCTTCCAGGTGCTGCTGCCGGATGGCGCGGCGCGCGGCTATGTTTGCGAGAATTTCGGCGCCCTGCTGCGCCTGCCCGACTTGGGACCGATCGGTTCGAACGGCCTGGCCAATCCGCGCGACTTCCTGACGCCGTGCGCGCACTACGAGGATATGGAAGGCGACTTCGAGCTGGTGGCCAAGTTCTGCGGCAACCTCTGGCGCGCCGCCATCGGCCATTCGCCGCTCGACGTGGTGGCCTGGCACGGCAACTACGCGCCGTATAAATACGACCTGCGCCACTTCAACACCATCGGCTCGATCAGCCACGACCATCCCGATCCGTCGATTTTCCTGGTGCTGCAGTCGCCAAGCGACACGCCCGGCGTTGACAACCTCGACTTCGTGATCTTCCCGCCGCGCTGGCTGGTGGCCGAGGACACGTTCCGTCCGCCCTGGTTCCACCGCAACGTGGCCAGCGAGTTCATGGGCCTGATCCACGGCCAGTACGACGCCAAGTCCACCGGTTTTCGTCCCGGCGGCGCCAGCCTGCACAACTGCATGAGCGGCCACGGCCCGGACGCGCCGACGTTCGAAAAAGCCAGCGCCAGCGACACCAGCGTGCCGCACAAGGTCGATGACACCATGGCCTTCATGTTCGAGACCCGCCACGTGATCCATCCCACCGCCCAGGCGCTGGCGTCGCCCCAGCTGCAACCCGACTACGCGCAATGCTGGATGGGCATGCGCAAGCGCTTCGATCCAGTGCGCGCCAACTTATAA
- a CDS encoding GntR family transcriptional regulator, with protein sequence MSLDSLTASFRLDRSRSAASQVYEHLREAIVTLALEPGTSLSRTQVAEALDLSPMPVRDALSRLEKEGLVEIFPQHLTRVRAIDLDSARQAHVLRLSVELEIVHGLASTRSAGIDKLLMGAVIKQRACLEADDIGGFILFDQEFHKTMYHAAQLMSVWHMIRGASGNLDRLRRLHVPVNGKAQTVLEEHTGIAQAIAAGDPAGAQQWVRRHLSGTLTELDSLRERYPDYILPMADFTDRAPA encoded by the coding sequence ATGAGTTTAGACAGCCTGACCGCTTCGTTCCGCCTCGACCGTTCGCGCAGCGCCGCTTCCCAGGTGTATGAACATTTGCGCGAGGCCATCGTCACGCTGGCGCTGGAACCGGGCACGTCGCTCTCGCGCACCCAGGTGGCCGAAGCGCTCGACCTGTCGCCGATGCCGGTGCGCGACGCGCTGTCGCGGCTGGAAAAAGAGGGGCTGGTGGAGATTTTTCCGCAGCATCTGACGCGCGTGCGCGCCATCGACCTCGACTCGGCGCGCCAGGCCCACGTGTTGCGGTTATCGGTCGAGCTGGAAATCGTGCACGGTCTGGCCAGCACCCGCAGCGCCGGCATCGACAAACTGTTGATGGGCGCCGTGATCAAGCAGCGCGCGTGCCTGGAGGCGGACGATATCGGCGGCTTCATCCTGTTCGACCAGGAATTCCACAAGACCATGTACCACGCGGCCCAGTTGATGAGCGTGTGGCACATGATCCGTGGCGCCAGTGGCAACCTCGACCGATTGCGGCGGCTGCACGTGCCCGTCAACGGCAAGGCCCAGACCGTGCTGGAAGAACACACCGGCATTGCGCAAGCGATCGCCGCCGGCGACCCGGCGGGCGCCCAGCAGTGGGTGCGGCGCCACCTGTCCGGCACCTTGACCGAACTCGACAGCTTGCGCGAACGGTATCCCGACTACATCTTGCCGATGGCGGATTTTACGGACCGCGCGCCTGCATAG
- a CDS encoding chemotaxis protein CheB, giving the protein MQQRSAVNSNFPTVCVGGPAGGLDAYMRLLRHLPADMGLAIVIVNRITMAPTMLRHALAHIAPMPVELIENGMAVVPDRVFVIPSNRDLHIDAASFRLAPVSKPRGWPEVITVFLKSVARSWDGQIVAVIVSGYDDDGADALCGIRDAGGIADAQQLSTARQPDMPESAIATGCIDFILTPEGIAAHFVRIARGDMSAWLRSDALVTVLASGQPALAAS; this is encoded by the coding sequence ATGCAGCAACGCTCTGCGGTAAATAGCAATTTCCCCACCGTATGCGTGGGCGGCCCGGCAGGCGGCTTGGACGCCTATATGCGCCTGCTGCGGCATCTGCCTGCCGACATGGGCTTGGCGATCGTGATCGTCAATCGCATCACCATGGCGCCCACCATGCTGCGCCACGCGCTCGCGCATATCGCACCCATGCCGGTCGAGCTGATCGAGAACGGCATGGCGGTGGTGCCCGATCGCGTGTTTGTCATTCCGTCCAACCGCGACCTCCACATCGACGCAGCCAGCTTCCGGCTGGCGCCTGTCTCCAAGCCGCGCGGCTGGCCCGAGGTCATTACAGTGTTCCTGAAGTCGGTGGCGCGTAGCTGGGATGGCCAGATCGTGGCGGTGATCGTGTCCGGCTACGACGACGACGGCGCCGATGCGCTGTGCGGCATCCGCGATGCGGGCGGCATCGCGGATGCCCAGCAACTGAGCACGGCCAGACAACCCGACATGCCGGAAAGCGCTATCGCCACCGGCTGCATCGACTTCATCCTGACCCCCGAGGGCATCGCCGCACACTTCGTTCGCATCGCGCGCGGCGACATGTCCGCCTGGCTCCGCAGCGACGCGCTGGTCACCGTGCTCGCGTCCGGTCAGCCGGCCTTGGCCGCCAGCTGA
- a CDS encoding porin — protein sequence MHQKTLAAAAWLLLASTAPTAWSQSNITVYGVLDAGLSFEGGNKAGSITKLTGGISSGSRLGFKGTEDLGGGSTALFVLESGVQADTGASGQGGVLFGRQAFVGIGNTALGTLTFGRQYAPHYLAAVMADPFTSGTSADEKNLINAVSNGGRLDNSIKYASAVFHGFSADLVYAAGEIAGDTAAASSRGAGINYTDGPLAVRLTYHDKSNDTATTRLASARNTLLAATYTLKAAKLFFAYGVNKGPLSSTLRNATNPYGYTVAPVATSVTRDSTDRLLGVSVPFGPHTLLASWIHKDDKEAANQDADQLGLGYRYALSRRTDLYAIYARMRNKNGASYTLGNASDGGTGDRAVNLGMRFTF from the coding sequence ATGCATCAGAAAACCCTGGCAGCAGCCGCATGGCTGCTGCTTGCCTCGACCGCGCCGACCGCTTGGAGCCAGTCGAACATCACCGTCTACGGCGTGCTCGACGCCGGCCTGTCCTTCGAAGGCGGCAACAAGGCCGGTTCCATCACCAAGCTTACCGGCGGCATTTCGTCCGGTTCGCGGCTCGGCTTCAAGGGTACGGAAGACCTCGGCGGCGGCAGCACCGCGCTGTTCGTGCTGGAAAGCGGTGTGCAGGCCGACACCGGCGCCTCCGGCCAGGGCGGCGTGCTGTTCGGCCGCCAGGCGTTCGTCGGCATCGGCAACACCGCACTGGGCACGCTCACCTTCGGCCGCCAGTACGCGCCGCACTATTTGGCGGCGGTGATGGCCGATCCGTTCACCAGCGGCACCTCGGCCGACGAAAAAAACCTGATCAACGCCGTGTCGAACGGCGGCCGCCTGGACAACAGCATCAAGTACGCGAGCGCCGTGTTCCACGGCTTTAGCGCCGACCTGGTGTACGCGGCCGGCGAGATCGCCGGCGATACTGCCGCCGCCAGTTCGCGCGGCGCCGGCATCAACTACACCGACGGTCCGCTGGCCGTGCGCCTCACGTACCACGACAAGAGCAACGACACAGCCACCACCCGCCTCGCCAGCGCCCGCAACACGCTGCTGGCCGCCACGTACACCCTGAAAGCGGCCAAGCTGTTCTTCGCATACGGCGTCAACAAGGGCCCGCTCAGCTCCACGCTGCGCAACGCCACCAACCCCTACGGCTACACGGTGGCGCCGGTGGCAACCAGCGTCACCCGCGACAGCACCGACCGCCTGCTGGGCGTCAGCGTGCCGTTCGGCCCGCACACCCTGCTGGCCTCGTGGATCCACAAAGATGACAAGGAAGCGGCCAACCAGGACGCCGACCAATTGGGCCTCGGCTACCGCTACGCGCTGTCGCGCCGTACCGATCTGTATGCGATCTACGCGCGCATGCGCAACAAGAACGGCGCCAGCTATACACTCGGCAATGCGAGCGACGGCGGCACCGGCGACCGCGCCGTCAATCTCGGCATGCGCTTCACCTTTTAA
- a CDS encoding PepSY-associated TM helix domain-containing protein, whose product METRAPGLRQHMAGLHAWAGVLAGWLLYAIFVTGGISYFREELTQWLRPELPARPTVLDQAAAAQRALATLSQLAAGADRWQIDLPGPRHNVIDASWESGDHRKRALLSAADGAVLHPRATHGGEFFYYFHFSLHYLPGTLGRWIVGLCAMMALVVLISGVIVHRRIFSDFFTFRPGKGQRSWLDAHNISSVLGLPFYLMIVYTGLVTLMLTYMPWGAVAAFGQQQARPAMAQAMQARFETPKRTGVMVPPAPLAPLMAQATARWGDGSIGRVIMTHPGDAASRVAIVRGDGGRISVAPAYVLFDGASGALLDERAHSGPALTAWGAAYGLHLGRYADPALRWLYFGSSMLGAAMVATGLVLWTVKRRSKATTSLAWLRFTQAGNAACVAGLPVAVAVFLLSNRLLPLGLANREQWEVHGFFLCWGATAVYSGWRGGAAAWRGLWWLGAMLWVALPLLDASLPGLPSSALFVSFDTAFVAVGLLCLQLGWRTGATTR is encoded by the coding sequence ATGGAAACCAGGGCGCCCGGCCTGCGCCAGCACATGGCCGGCCTGCACGCGTGGGCCGGCGTGCTGGCCGGCTGGCTGCTGTACGCGATTTTCGTTACCGGCGGCATCAGCTACTTCCGCGAAGAGCTGACCCAGTGGCTGCGGCCGGAACTGCCGGCGCGCCCAACCGTGCTCGACCAGGCGGCGGCAGCGCAGCGCGCGCTGGCCACGCTGTCGCAACTGGCGGCCGGCGCCGACCGCTGGCAGATCGACCTGCCCGGCCCGCGCCACAACGTGATCGACGCCTCGTGGGAAAGCGGTGACCACCGTAAACGGGCGCTGCTGTCCGCGGCCGACGGCGCCGTGCTCCATCCACGCGCAACGCACGGCGGCGAATTCTTTTATTACTTCCATTTTTCCCTGCACTACCTGCCCGGCACGCTCGGGCGCTGGATCGTCGGCCTGTGCGCGATGATGGCGCTGGTGGTGCTGATCAGCGGCGTGATCGTGCACCGGCGCATCTTCAGCGATTTTTTCACCTTCCGCCCCGGCAAGGGCCAGCGCTCGTGGCTTGACGCCCACAACATCAGCTCGGTGCTGGGCTTGCCGTTTTACCTGATGATCGTGTATACCGGTCTGGTGACGCTGATGCTGACCTATATGCCGTGGGGCGCGGTGGCGGCATTCGGCCAGCAGCAGGCGCGGCCGGCGATGGCGCAGGCGATGCAGGCGCGATTCGAAACGCCGAAACGCACTGGCGTGATGGTGCCGCCCGCTCCCCTTGCACCATTGATGGCGCAGGCCACTGCGCGCTGGGGCGACGGCAGCATCGGCCGCGTGATCATGACTCATCCCGGCGATGCGGCGTCGCGCGTGGCGATCGTGCGCGGCGATGGCGGCCGGATCTCGGTCGCGCCGGCGTATGTGCTGTTCGATGGCGCGAGCGGCGCCTTGCTCGACGAGCGCGCACACAGCGGGCCGGCGCTCACCGCCTGGGGCGCGGCCTACGGCTTGCACCTGGGGCGTTATGCCGATCCGGCGTTGCGCTGGCTGTACTTCGGCAGCAGCATGCTGGGGGCGGCGATGGTAGCGACCGGGCTGGTGCTGTGGACGGTCAAGCGGCGCAGCAAGGCCACGACTTCACTGGCATGGCTGCGCTTTACGCAGGCCGGCAATGCGGCATGCGTGGCGGGGTTACCGGTGGCAGTGGCCGTTTTCCTGTTAAGCAATAGGCTGTTGCCGCTCGGGTTGGCCAACCGCGAGCAGTGGGAGGTGCACGGTTTTTTCCTGTGCTGGGGCGCCACAGCCGTGTATTCGGGGTGGCGCGGCGGCGCGGCGGCCTGGCGCGGGCTATGGTGGCTGGGGGCAATGCTGTGGGTGGCGCTGCCTTTGCTTGATGCGAGTCTGCCTGGCCTGCCTTCGAGCGCACTGTTTGTCAGCTTCGACACCGCGTTTGTCGCGGTTGGATTGCTGTGCTTGCAACTGGGATGGCGCACTGGCGCTACAACGCGGTAG
- a CDS encoding ATP-binding protein, which yields MADNGRGTDDKQVRLRLKDRHFGLVGMRERARRVGAVLGIGNAPGQGTMAALKVPARRVHAEAL from the coding sequence GTGGCCGACAACGGTCGCGGCACGGACGACAAGCAAGTCCGGCTGCGTCTGAAGGACCGCCACTTTGGCCTGGTGGGCATGCGCGAGCGGGCGCGCCGGGTGGGCGCTGTGCTCGGTATCGGCAACGCTCCCGGCCAGGGTACCATGGCCGCGCTGAAAGTGCCGGCGCGGCGGGTGCATGCGGAAGCGCTATAA
- a CDS encoding enolase C-terminal domain-like protein — MQQSNTPVITEMQVIPVAGYDSMLLNLCGAHAPWFTRILVLLKDSSGHTGMGEVPGSAGILRALEKAVPLVVGTEVGRYNRTLNTMRQAIAGKDNHQVTNAGEQAVMKQPHEINLRLENVVTAVEAGLLDLLGQHLGVPVCELLGAGQQRTHVPMLAYLFYIGDRQRTDLPYLAGDGQSGWYGLRHQEALTPEAIADLASASVERYGFRDFKLKGGVMRPEEEVAAVAAIKQRFPDARATLDPNGAWSLEQAIAACRGQGHVLAYAEDPCGPENGYSGREIMAEFKRATGIATATNMVATDWRQMAHSHLLGAVDIPLADPHFWTMQGSVRLAQLCHEWGLTWGSHSNNHFDVSLAMFTHVAAAAPGIITAIDTHWIWQEGQERLTEEPLQIVGGQVAVPDRPGLGITPDMERIHAAHELYKRVAGGARDDAAAMRYLVPDWTYDPKQPSFKR; from the coding sequence ATGCAACAATCGAACACCCCGGTTATTACCGAAATGCAAGTTATCCCCGTCGCCGGCTACGACAGCATGCTGCTGAACCTGTGCGGCGCCCACGCGCCCTGGTTTACGCGCATCCTGGTCTTGCTCAAGGACAGCTCGGGCCACACCGGCATGGGCGAAGTGCCCGGTTCCGCTGGCATCCTGCGTGCGCTGGAAAAAGCTGTCCCGCTCGTTGTCGGTACCGAGGTCGGCCGCTACAACCGCACCCTGAACACCATGCGCCAAGCGATTGCCGGCAAGGACAACCATCAGGTCACCAATGCCGGCGAGCAGGCGGTCATGAAGCAGCCGCACGAAATCAACCTGCGCCTGGAAAACGTGGTGACGGCAGTGGAAGCGGGACTGCTCGACCTGCTGGGCCAGCACCTCGGCGTGCCCGTGTGCGAACTGCTCGGCGCCGGCCAGCAGCGCACCCACGTGCCGATGCTCGCTTACCTGTTCTACATCGGCGACCGCCAGCGCACCGACCTGCCCTACCTGGCTGGCGACGGCCAGTCCGGCTGGTACGGCCTGCGCCACCAGGAAGCGCTGACCCCCGAGGCGATTGCCGACCTGGCCTCGGCCAGCGTGGAGCGCTACGGCTTCCGCGACTTCAAACTGAAGGGCGGCGTGATGCGGCCGGAGGAAGAAGTGGCGGCCGTGGCGGCGATCAAGCAGCGCTTCCCCGACGCCCGCGCCACGCTCGACCCCAACGGCGCCTGGTCGCTGGAGCAAGCGATTGCCGCCTGCCGCGGCCAGGGTCACGTGCTGGCTTACGCGGAAGACCCGTGCGGCCCCGAAAACGGTTACTCGGGCCGCGAGATCATGGCCGAGTTCAAGCGCGCCACCGGCATTGCCACCGCCACCAACATGGTCGCCACCGACTGGCGCCAGATGGCCCATTCGCACCTGCTGGGCGCGGTGGACATTCCGCTGGCCGACCCGCATTTCTGGACCATGCAGGGCTCGGTGCGGCTGGCGCAGCTGTGCCACGAATGGGGCCTGACCTGGGGCTCGCACTCGAACAACCATTTCGACGTGTCGCTGGCGATGTTTACCCACGTAGCTGCCGCCGCCCCCGGGATAATCACGGCGATCGACACCCACTGGATCTGGCAGGAAGGCCAGGAACGCCTGACCGAAGAACCGCTGCAGATCGTCGGCGGCCAGGTGGCGGTGCCGGACCGGCCGGGCCTGGGCATTACGCCCGACATGGAACGCATCCACGCCGCCCACGAACTGTACAAGCGCGTGGCCGGGGGCGCCCGCGACGATGCCGCCGCCATGCGCTACCTGGTGCCGGACTGGACTTACGATCCGAAGCAGCCGAGCTTCAAACGCTGA
- a CDS encoding ABC transporter substrate-binding protein, translating into MFLVLCPPCAAEQLVIDYVISNSPQRSAWLTIIDQFATANPDIEVINNGFPQEQYKRDFSARLREGHADLAFWYAGERLRDAAGHKLLVPLDAGMLALLASKKFLPGTLDGTRIEGQVYGFPLYYYVWGFIYRKSLFRQLCLQAPATWDEFLQVCARLQAAGVTPLGLGARSAWPAAAWFDYLNLRLNGAAFHRKLLRGDIAFTDARVRQVFDTWGALLRRDYFFAPTIDQEHERVLPYMYRNRVGMMVAGSFIAARFPNVIAPDMGFFPFPVMRPVQPVYEEAPLDVLVLPARGRHPKARNRFLAFLAEGDALRRIAEADQTLAPQAGATSPAVLLGAATAAAWRRAAGHTYFFDRDARAGLVAPTYDNLRRFLEPPHDTDQAVRRIEAAREKLR; encoded by the coding sequence GTGTTTTTGGTGCTCTGCCCGCCATGCGCCGCTGAGCAACTGGTGATCGACTATGTCATTTCCAACAGTCCCCAGCGCAGCGCCTGGCTCACCATCATCGACCAGTTTGCCACCGCCAATCCCGACATCGAAGTCATCAACAACGGCTTCCCGCAAGAGCAGTACAAGCGCGATTTCAGCGCCCGGCTCAGGGAGGGCCATGCTGACCTGGCATTCTGGTACGCGGGCGAGCGCCTGCGCGACGCCGCCGGCCACAAGCTGCTGGTGCCGCTCGACGCCGGCATGCTGGCGCTCCTGGCAAGCAAAAAGTTTTTGCCCGGCACGCTCGATGGCACCCGCATCGAAGGCCAGGTGTACGGCTTTCCGCTGTATTACTACGTGTGGGGTTTTATTTACCGCAAGTCGCTGTTCCGGCAACTATGCCTGCAAGCGCCAGCCACCTGGGACGAATTCCTGCAAGTGTGCGCGCGCCTGCAAGCGGCGGGCGTGACGCCGCTGGGCCTGGGCGCACGCAGCGCCTGGCCGGCTGCCGCCTGGTTCGACTACCTGAACCTGCGCCTGAACGGCGCGGCGTTTCATCGCAAGCTGCTGCGCGGCGACATCGCCTTTACCGATGCCCGGGTCAGGCAGGTATTCGATACCTGGGGCGCCCTGCTGCGCCGCGATTACTTCTTTGCCCCTACCATCGACCAGGAGCATGAACGGGTGCTGCCCTATATGTACCGCAACCGCGTGGGCATGATGGTGGCCGGCAGTTTCATCGCGGCCCGCTTTCCCAACGTCATCGCGCCCGACATGGGATTCTTCCCGTTCCCCGTGATGCGCCCCGTCCAGCCAGTCTACGAGGAAGCGCCGCTCGATGTGCTGGTACTGCCGGCGCGCGGCCGCCATCCCAAGGCGCGCAACCGCTTCCTGGCGTTCCTGGCCGAAGGCGACGCACTGCGCCGCATCGCCGAGGCAGACCAGACCCTGGCGCCGCAGGCAGGAGCCACGTCACCGGCCGTGCTGCTGGGCGCGGCCACGGCCGCCGCCTGGCGCCGGGCGGCCGGCCACACCTATTTCTTCGACCGCGACGCCAGGGCCGGCCTGGTGGCGCCTACCTACGACAACCTGCGCCGCTTCCTCGAGCCGCCCCACGATACCGATCAGGCCGTGCGGCGGATCGAGGCGGCGCGCGAGAAACTACGCTAA
- a CDS encoding MFS transporter gives MQHTPAPTAPGHNPLLARAISKVKWRILPLLVIMFIANYIDRVNIGFVRPHLSADLGIDPATFGFGAGLFFIGYALFEVPSNMMLQKVGAKAWLTRIMFTWGLAAAAMAFVQGAHSFYALRFLLGVAEAGFFPGVVYYFTRWMPRAERGKAMAVFLSGSAAASVLSGPITGGLLQIEGMGLHGWQWMFLIEGGFSMVLCVAVWFLLDNEPRDARWLTDAERDALTGAIAAEQKEREAALGTQGKHSMLGLLRDPQIILFCTIYFMIALTIYGATFWLPTIIKKMGHFTEFEVGLFNSIPWLISIVAMYIFAALAQRFKHQQGWTAAAFAVAGIGMFASASTGNNVYGFVAICFAAIGFKAASSLFWPIPQSYLDVRIAAAVIALINSIGNLGGFVAPAAFGMLEQRTGSIQGGLYGLACASLLGAIAVLFARSRPKVDGAGQLAAKAG, from the coding sequence GTGCAACACACCCCCGCCCCTACCGCCCCGGGACACAATCCCCTGCTGGCGCGCGCGATCAGCAAGGTCAAGTGGCGCATCCTGCCGCTGCTGGTCATCATGTTCATCGCCAATTACATCGACCGCGTCAACATCGGCTTCGTCCGGCCGCACCTCAGCGCCGATCTCGGCATCGATCCGGCCACGTTCGGCTTCGGCGCCGGCCTGTTCTTCATCGGCTATGCGCTGTTCGAAGTGCCGTCCAATATGATGCTGCAAAAAGTGGGCGCCAAGGCGTGGCTCACGCGCATCATGTTTACCTGGGGCCTGGCGGCGGCCGCCATGGCGTTCGTCCAGGGTGCGCACTCGTTTTATGCGCTGCGCTTCCTGCTCGGTGTGGCCGAAGCGGGCTTCTTCCCCGGCGTGGTGTATTACTTCACGCGCTGGATGCCACGCGCCGAACGCGGCAAGGCGATGGCGGTGTTCCTCAGCGGTTCGGCAGCGGCATCGGTGCTGTCCGGCCCGATCACGGGCGGGCTGCTGCAAATCGAGGGCATGGGCCTGCACGGCTGGCAGTGGATGTTCCTGATCGAAGGCGGCTTCTCGATGGTGCTGTGCGTGGCCGTATGGTTCCTGCTCGATAACGAGCCGCGCGACGCCCGGTGGCTGACCGACGCGGAGCGCGACGCACTGACCGGCGCGATTGCGGCCGAACAGAAGGAACGCGAAGCGGCGCTGGGCACGCAAGGCAAGCACAGCATGCTGGGCCTGCTGCGCGATCCGCAAATCATTTTGTTCTGCACGATTTACTTCATGATCGCGCTGACCATTTACGGCGCCACGTTCTGGCTGCCCACCATCATCAAGAAGATGGGACATTTCACCGAATTCGAAGTGGGCCTGTTCAACTCGATTCCATGGCTGATTTCCATCGTGGCGATGTACATCTTTGCAGCGCTGGCGCAGCGTTTCAAGCACCAGCAGGGCTGGACCGCCGCCGCGTTTGCCGTGGCCGGGATCGGCATGTTTGCGTCGGCCTCCACTGGCAACAATGTGTATGGCTTCGTGGCGATCTGCTTTGCCGCGATCGGTTTCAAGGCGGCGTCCTCGCTGTTCTGGCCGATTCCGCAGTCGTACCTCGACGTGCGGATTGCCGCAGCCGTGATCGCGCTGATCAACTCGATCGGCAACCTCGGCGGCTTCGTCGCGCCGGCCGCGTTCGGCATGCTCGAACAGCGCACCGGTTCGATCCAGGGCGGCTTGTACGGCCTGGCATGCGCGTCGCTGCTGGGCGCCATCGCGGTGCTGTTTGCCCGCAGCCGGCCCAAGGTGGACGGGGCGGGTCAGCTGGCGGCCAAGGCCGGCTGA